Genomic DNA from Chaetodon auriga isolate fChaAug3 chromosome 18, fChaAug3.hap1, whole genome shotgun sequence:
atattaTTGAGCAAACCAATATTGTAGTCATTTAATCACATTGCTAAAAGTTGAATTCATGTTCTACACCTATCTGACCTGGTTACATACATATCTACTGGACCATTATCTGACTGTGAACCTTGCACCACAATCTATTTATGTGGAAATGTCAATGACACACCTGTTGAGATGACAACTGTATTTGATTTGTGCTTCTTGTATTATTTGTGATAGTATTCTGCacagtttaaaataaatatttaattctCATCTAGACCCTTGAAAATATTGTTTGCAACTGCCGTGGCCCTATTTACAGCACAGggattttaaaatgttcctcaaatctaatctaatctaatctaatctaatatgaactttaggaaccataacCTTTGCCAGCGCTTTTGATGATCTGTGTGAGGATGTCCTTGGGGACATCATCGCCGTTTCGCATGGCAGTCTTTCTCTCATTGATCCACTTTGCTCCGGTGGTGCGCAGCAGGCGGCAAGCTTCCTTCACTTCATTAATGAAAGGCCAGTTCTTTGGATTGAACTGGAAATGTAAGGTTTTAGGATCTCACATGGTTTGCAATGTTTTCATCATACAAACTCCAGACCAAGTTGCAGTGATGTCATACCTGAAAAAATGTGTCTCTGGTATGTTGCAGCATGCCTTTGAGACATGTCTCAATGGCTTTAGGGAAAGGTGAACTCTTATTCAGCAGGTCTAAATCCACACCAAAAGCAACCTGAGATgtaacaggaaaacaaacatagTTACAATTTGATTAAATTAATGGCTGTGATAAGATGATGGTTTCATCACATTCACGGAAAACTTGTTTGATCAAGGCTactgcagaggaagctgcaaaACAGACTATGACATAGTACCTTCGCAATAACATCCATGGCAACACAGTTGACTAGGTGGAGCATGTTGGCCTCTGTTTTGGTTTCGGCGAAATCCGAAAGTTTAATCATTAGTTTCTCTGCCCTCTCATTGAAGGTGCCCATAAGACCTCTCAGATACCTGCAAATAATAGTAGTTTTAGACAGTGGACTAGCACGGTCAGTACATACCTGCAAAGCTAAGGAGAAATTCTCTAATTGGACaacattgtcaaaaaaaaaaaaaaaaaacagagcaaaggatACTCTCTCTGATGATTAACTCACAAGCTGCTGAATGCAGGGTCCATGATCCGGCGCTGTTTATACCACTGTTCATGATCCTGGGCAGTTACCAGGCCATTTCCTAGGAACCTTTAAGACAGAAATGGAACTTTCCAAACAGCAAAATAAGGCTGCAAATGACTTGACATCACAAAACTACAACTACTTATCATTGCTAAACTGTTCCTAGTTCAATTTGTCAACAATGAATGGCAATGAGACAGTATCTGTATCACTGGGATGTACACAGCATGAATAGTTTGAATAATCTGACAGTCAGATAAAATACCTTTGACCAAACAAGCTGAAGAGTCTCGTGTaggttaatttattttttgggtACTTTGGGGACATCAGAATTTCCTGAAACAGAGACATCAAAAGAGGGAGCATTGAAAGACCAGGAGTTTTCAGTGCAAATGTTACTGGACTTAAGCGTTCATATAGATTTTCATCAAACAGGACAGCAGCTGGCACTGTAGGgccatttttattttggaaagaTTTCCATGAAAAGCAGGTCTATCTGCCTACTTGTTCCCTTTTACACCGTTTATTACGCAATGTTTATACAACTACTGGTTTCACAAACActtttgttgtggtgtttaCCTTGGTTGCCTCTGGACAGGTCACGGTCAGGAAAACATAATGCAGACTATTTATCCTGCAAACAGGCCCATATCTCTCTGACCTGTAAATTACATCTTAATCATCGGGTTGCATTGCAAATACACATCCATAGTTACACATGAAGACCTGGACCCAAAGTGAAGGTGCACAAATCACAACCACTGAAGATGTATTtctctatatacacacacacatatgtgaagctgaaaagtcacagaaaaaaataacttaaacACACGGAAGCTgcacaaaagaggaagagacaatTGAAACCAGTTAACTGACCTACATACAGTATCATAAACGGCTAGTTACAGCCTTCAGCAGCCTATGAGGACTAAACTACTGGTATACTGGTGGCAGCAGTTACATGGACTAACAGCGTTTCTATGGCGTTAGCTGAACATTTAGACTTTTGCTTACCATTCCACAAACTTGTCGTGTAGTAATCCGTCATTTTTCATTACCTTCCAAAGCGCTGATGAATGCCCGAAGAAAAAActgtggaagaagaaaaaggaagagataATGTCAGTAACTCactgtgactgaaaaacaaaattgtCTTCGCCGACGTTAGCTAGGAGACGAAAGTAatgttagcgttagcattaaCTAAACAGCGACGCACTTAACCCAGTTAACTTACCCGTCCCTCGGTGGTCCAGGTATGTGGTCATATTTCGTGTGAATGTGGTGAATATACAGGCAGTAACCAAGAAACGcgaataaaagcagaaaaagcagaaacatgagCGTTTGAGCAGCCCAGCTCAAAATCATAGGAAAAACGGCCATTTCGGTAAGTCAAGTGAAGTCCGTGTTGTTGTGTCGCTGGTCAGCTCGTCTGTGAAGTGAAAAGGTCAGTCAGCCAAGAGACGTACAGTTACTACGTCAGTGTTTTCATATCCGTAATGTTGACGCAGCTATAGGAACTTATATGTCAAGGCGGAGGGTTACAGGTTACGTAAGTCAGTGGTTAGAGCAACGGTCTTATAAAATAAAGGTAGCGAATTCGATACTCGCAGGAGCATGACAGTCTGAGAGTTTTTAACTTTACGGGGCAGGGAGTCATGGGCCTGTTTGTAGGCTAGATTAAATTAGTTTCTAAAGCTTCTAaagcttcaagttcctgggcatCCACATCGCCGAGGAGCTCTCCTGGACCtccaactcctccaccttgataaaGAAAAGTCAACAgcgcctctacttcctgaggagacagaagaaagtTAACTTGGCTCGTCAAATCCTAGTTAACTTCTACCgctgcaccattgagagcatcctgacaAAGTGCATCTCAGCATGGTATGGTAGCTGCACAGCCTCTGAGCGGACACCCTGCAACGGGTGGTGAAAACCGCCCAGTACATTAccggtgcccagctaactgccatcgagGACCTCCAGCGCAAGTGGTGTTTCAGAAGGGCACACAGCATCAGTAGCGACAGgtcccaccccaaccatggactgcTTGCCCCCCTACCATTTGGTAAAAGGTTCAGGAGCCTCTGTTCCCACTCCCGTTCCTGTCCCCCAGCATCACTTactacctgttgcacatgtcacttGTTCACATACTGTGTTACAcatgttttatggtttcatagaaattacttgcactacctgcacataCCTCATACCGTTCATACctcatgccaattgcactatttgtatgtattcatatttttggattttatgactatttgcacttctggttagatgctaaactgcatttcgttgtctctgtgttgcactctgtcGATGACAAAGtagaatctaatctaatctagcCTACAAACAGGAACATGACTCTGCCCAAGTTAGAAACTCACACATGTCCAGGCCCCAGCGAGGACCCGTAGTTTACAAGACAATTGCtcgtctctgtgttgcactctcacaatgacaataaagttgaatctaatctaatctaatctaatctaatcaatCTCTTGCTCCATTCACCATTTTAGATAACATCTTTTCACCACAGAGTTTTGAACCCTTCCCTCTCTTTTAtgttcctttctcctctctctgttttccctctctctgctttctcctctgtctACACATCTGCGGTTTTTTATCTGTTATTCTGTGGCAGCAATGTGGTCAACATGTGTCTGGCTTCCCTCCACGCACCACTCATCTGTAGTCAACTTAGGAATCACTGAAGGACCATTGTAGACCTACCAAGTTCCTTATCCTTCATTCCACAGTGGATACTCACCACACGGATGGATAGGTGGATTTCTAAGTAGCTCCTTGGTAGTGCACATGAACATTTATGTGGACATGTACATCCTCTGTTAATTGTGTCCCACATTTGACCTAATGCTCTATTTTGAATGCATAaccaggcttttttttttctcttctctcttggGTCAGTGAGAGCAGCAAGTCGAGGATAGACATCATGACCTACAGGAATTGGAGTATCTAAGAGGAGTACTTGGATTGCCTAAGCCTATGGATTTCCATTACCCCGACCTTTGAATTTTTCATGTCAATGTCATTTAATCCTGTGGAAAGAGTAGAGCCTCAGACAACATGATGGGAGGAATAGATCAACCGAGATGCCACAATGGAGATGGATGACACCAACtatatttacatgcacaaaatattctggtttttgttgtttcagataCCCCACTGAAGGACCACAGCCTCCCGCTTTCAGCCCCCTCCTTGAAAAGGTCGGAGTTGCACATATCCAAAAGCCTGTTGACACTCAAGTCTTTTATAATAATTAGGCACATTTCTCCTTCTGACCAGAATGGTGGCTTTTCTTTAGTGCATCTGAAGGTGATTGCAAGAGGTCGTGTGTTGCATTACTGTGCGTCTGTCATAAAAACCCCAACTAATACACATATTCTCAATGTGCCATATGCATGTTCAAAGAATGCTCCTAAAATCTGAATAATATTAACATATCCCACATGTCTTTATAGGAAAATGCTACAGTTCGAATAAGGCctattgattttttatttatttttttttttcgtgtgtTAACCGGCGGTGCTCTCCGTCAACAGCGCTCCTCGGACAAGCCTCTTTACCGAGCTACAGCGTCGGTGGACGGACGACTCCAAACCTTCTCAGGCAGCAAGCTTGGAATTcagaccccctcctccccttacCTGTCCAAGTTCTCAGGTTTGAAATCATTCAAGAGGATTTCGACCAAGACGGCCAATCAAGACGTAGGAGAGGAGTGGGCAGCAGGTAGATGAAAAAGTGCGCTGCAGCCTCACAAGGCTCAGGCTCGGCCCTCTTAAAGGGACAGTAAGACGCGTTCAGGGCCGACAACAACACATCAACCAagtgagaaaaaacaacagaccGCGAGATTAGCGCTCAGAATGCCTGTTTTTACACATATCTCATAATAATATcatatgttattattatattaataaGCATGCGTACATTTAAGGCCtttcaaacttttattttaatattcttAAACTTTTGCTTCTGACTTTATTGGTAAAAGCTagttgctttcattttcaaacaacaaaaaaagctgtTAGCTGTGTCATATAAGCTATTGACCCTATTACTAATTATGTAATCGTATAGCCTCTGACTACAATGTGATTCACCGCTTAACTTTTCCTTaagtgtcagaaaatgtgacaaCAAACTCCTGAAATGAGGCTTAGATGAGCAACAACTTTTGAGACTGTTGGTTCTCTGGTAATTGTAGTTTAACAGGTGCTTTTCAGATTTCTCTAAAAGGCCACAGCGCCCCCCTGTGGTACACTGTGGGCTATGGCCCAAAATACaacaggcaaaaaaaatcactgcacagTAAACTGagcatgaaataaaatcagattaTCTGACATTAAACTAATCAAGAGTTTATTAAAGTACAAAACAATCCAACACAACTTATTTCAGCATTAGTACAATAATGTGTAATCATTTTCTTCAGtgcttttaattttcatttgtaaattcagcattttttttgtattgccGTTGAAGGTACAAGACAAGTACAGACGCCCAGGGTGGTATGGAAGAGCTAAAGCGTTGGTTCCAAGCAGtgttggaagaagtattcagatcattttctaaagtaaaagtactaatcatttgaatttatttgcATACTGTTTGGTAGTTTGagctacagcaatgcatcatattctctaagatcatcatatgtttgtagcatatctctaaaaagtcaatTGTTCATgatctcagaaaaacagccatttttttcccctctgtgacAATGCATTCCCCCGCTAATTCTTGGAGAATTTTTCAAGAGTTTATCTTAAAAAGTAGGACAAAtttctcaacccataaaggaaCGCTTAACCCTTCAGTTTCTCAGTAAAGTTGGAGATACATGGAAGGGTATGAATgattgtaatctgaaaagtagcTATTAACTCAAGATAtcagacaaatgcagtggagtaaaaagtacagtatttccctctgagatgtagtggagtagaagtgcAAAGCTGCATAACCTGCAAATATTcatgtaaagtacaaatacctcaaatttGTGCTCAAGTACAGTAactgagtaaaagtacttggttacattccaccactcGTTCAAGCAAGATTTAAGTGCTAATGATTTGTGCCACCCACACAGGTTTCC
This window encodes:
- the LOC143336084 gene encoding cholesterol 24-hydroxylase-like; protein product: MAVFPMILSWAAQTLMFLLFLLLFAFLGYCLYIHHIHTKYDHIPGPPRDGFFFGHSSALWKVMKNDGLLHDKFVEWSERYGPVCRINSLHYVFLTVTCPEATKEILMSPKYPKNKLTYTRLFSLFGQRFLGNGLVTAQDHEQWYKQRRIMDPAFSSLYLRGLMGTFNERAEKLMIKLSDFAETKTEANMLHLVNCVAMDVIAKVAFGVDLDLLNKSSPFPKAIETCLKGMLQHTRDTFFQFNPKNWPFINEVKEACRLLRTTGAKWINERKTAMRNGDDVPKDILTQIIKSAGKEESMTQEDEEFMLDNFVTFFIAGQETTANQLAFCIMELARHPDILEKVKKEVDEVIGMKQDISYDDLGELTYLSQVLKETLRIYPTAPGTSRDVLEDIVIAGIHIPGGVTCMFSSYVAGRLEKFFKDPLTFDPDRFHPDAPKPYYSYYPFALGPRSCLGQNFAQMEAKVVMAKLLQRFDFTLLPGQTFDILDTLTLRPKSGVVCSVRHRSHSK